Proteins co-encoded in one Ooceraea biroi isolate clonal line C1 chromosome 9, Obir_v5.4, whole genome shotgun sequence genomic window:
- the LOC113562570 gene encoding uncharacterized protein LOC113562570: protein MGNLPAARVTPSRPFWNVGVDYAGPIWLRTSKGRGQHASKAFFVVFVCLCSRAIHLDVVSDYSADAFLAALRRFVARRGLCHTIYSDCGTTFVGADSQLRAMFTASSKDGQRIAARVAEERIRWRFNPPAAPNFGGIWEAVVKSAKHHLRRVLGEAKLTFEEMTTLLAQIEACLNSRPIQAISDDPEDFEALTPGHFLIGSSLDAVPEPSFSEVPMTRWSRWQLLQRMRDRFWERWSAEYLHTLAHRPKWTKACEEIRIGRLCLLRSETTPPNRWPLARIERLYPGEDGQVRVVDVRTATSCFKRPVSKLVLLPESVTKEANG from the coding sequence ATGGGAAACCTTCCCGCTGCTCGAGTGACTCCCTCTCGACCATTTTGGAACGTCGGAGTTGATTATGCAGGGCCCATCTGGCTGAGGACGTCCAAGGGCCGGGGTCAACATGCATCAAAGGCTTTTTTTGTTGTCTTTGTGTGCCTCTGTTCTAGAGCCATTCATCTGGATGTGGTCTCGGACTATTCCGCCGACGCCTTTCTGGCTGCGCTGCGTCGCTTTGTGGCACGCCGTGGGTTGTGCCACACGATCTACAGCGACTGTGGCACAACCTTCGTTGGTGCTGACTCCCAGCTACGGGCCATGTTCACCGCAAGCAGCAAAGACGGACAGCGCATCGCTGCACGAGTGGCCGAGGAGAGGATCCGCTGGCGATTCAATCCCCCAGCAGCCCCAAATTTTGGTGGGATCTGGGAAGCGGTCGTGAAGTCTGCGAAGCATCACTTGAGGCGGGTATTAGGCGAAGCGAAGCTGACCTTCGAGGAGATGACAACTCTCCTCGCTCAGATTGAGGCGTGTCTTAACTCGCGCCCGATCCAGGCCATCTCGGACGATCCAGAGGATTTTGAGGCGCTCACTCCAGGGCATTTCCTGATTGGGTCTTCACTAGATGCCGTACCCGAGCCATCTTTCTCAGAGGTGCCTATGACACGCTGGTCTCGGTGGCAGTTGTTGCAGCGGATGCGTGATCGATTCTGGGAACGGTGGTCAGCGGAATATCTGCATACGTTGGCGCACCGCCCTAAATGGACCAAGGCCTGCGAGGAAATCCGCATTGGTCGTCTGTGCCTGCTGCGTAGCGAGACCACACCGCCGAATAGATGGCCACTAGCGCGGATTGAGAGGCTGTATCCAGGAGAGGACGGGCAGGTCCGCGTAGTCGATGTGCGCACTGCCACGTCTTGCTTTAAAAGGCCAGTGAGCAAGCTCGTCCTGCTGCCAGAGAGTGTCACCAAGGAGGCTAATGGCTGA
- the LOC105276782 gene encoding uncharacterized protein LOC105276782 has product MSPEDTWSYFLMHFISRRLDRETLEAWEIHLRNATDPASFDQLEKFLDGRIRALELSGPQPATRSKQAQSAKSSSSTSKSKPARSHVASVKATTCSCCSASHFIASCPDFARKSLSERRDFVRSKRLCFNCLGEHLLTDCRTAKRCRTCNERHHTLIHPDRSLSSSSELPPSAAPPPSNSTQSNASLTRFSTQRPPSAFSSAATALLHCATSANEASRPITLLATALVNLEAASGQVVKARALLDQGSELSFIGESLAQSLRLPRRNATVSVLGIGSQRAGSTRGAVVFTLYSRTDPSFKCPVTAYILPRLTRLIPVSPVNTTSWSHLHGIDLADPDYATPGRVDIILGADTYGIFVRDSVRRGSPDVPVAQSTSLGWIVSGPAPDSRAIISSSFSSVTAAVDHELHELLARFWHQEEIKPSIESRRTPAEEECEAHFASTHSRTPCGRYVVRLPFHSSPNTLGDSRAAAVRMLQKVQRRIASDATFGKLYADFLREYESLGHMVRAPPATKSAAYLPHHGVLRESSTTTKLRVVFNGSLPTTTGKSLNDCLHIGPKLQRDLSDVLMRWRRHAYVFLADVEKMFRQILVHPDDRDHQRILWSESGDPSEFLLCTVAFGLACSPFIALKVFLQLASDEGDRFPLAADVVRSDMYVDDVLSGGDTIPLAKAKARELTQLCMAGGFPLQKWMANDSAILSEVPASKLGFTQSRTFEEDNLACALGLAWNPSSDAFEFQIQLSQLPHPLSKRTVLSLIARMFDPLGWITPITITGKIILQQLWKCKLDWDDPLPPALTRICSNFQQSLSSVARLSVPRWIGLSASALAVEVHGFSDASQDALGAVVYIRVFSELDDVRVTLLMAKSKVAPLAKQTIPRLELTAAVLLTRLVVRARSTLNIDDAPVHLWTDSSVVLAWIRGHPSQWKEYVANRVALIQELLPHARWHHVPGTENPADCASRGLPPQLLATHDTWWHGPAWLARPSTSWPTKSPPVEQTIDLEIRPARAHASTASVEPTWELLAKYSSLRRLVRITTWIRLSVERFRQQRLHCAAPTPLDLSSAETFWIKVTQQAHFHSELEALSRNAELPRSHPFLRLAPFLDNCGILRVGGRLRNSLLEPEAKHPVLLPRNSRLSTLILDDIHQRTLHGGVQVMLATLRQRFWILGGRTPVAAFARRCARCARYRASTVRQLMGQLPACRVTQARPFLHTGVDYAGPFTVKTWRGRAARSYKGFLVVFVCLSASAVHLELATDYSTQGFLAAYRRFTSRRGICAVLRSDRGTNLVGADAELRRLFNSASNEAMDLAHTLASSDTEWRFNPPGAPHFGAQIEAVLNSRPLSPLSDDPSDIEALTPAHFLIGEPLSSLPEPSTDDIPQARLSRWQLLQKVRDQFWRRWSSEYLQRLQDLSKWQRPVKSLGVGSLVLLADERYPPSRWPLARVTEVHPGQDGLVRVATVKTQSSTLKRPIVKLCPLPIDTDDSN; this is encoded by the exons ATGTCACCTGAAGATACCTGGAGTTATTTCCTCATGCACTTCATTTCTCGGCGGCTGGATCGTGAAACTCTTGAAGCGTGGGAGATCCACCTTAGAAATGCAACTGATCCCGCATCCTTCGATCAACTTGAGAAGTTTCTCGACGGACGCATTCGTGCACTGGAACTCAGCGGACCTCAACCTGCCACTCGCTCGAAGCAGGCGCAATCGGCGAAATCTTCATCATCGACTTCGAAATCAAAACCAGCGCGTTCTCACGTCGCGTCCGTGAAGGCGACGACCTGTTCGTGCTGCAGTGCTTCGCATTTCATCGCCTCGTGCCCGGACTTCGCTCGCAAATCTCTTTCTGAGCGCCGCGACTTCGTTCGCTCCAAACGGTTGTGTTTCAATTGTCTCGGCGAACATCTTCTAACCGATTGTCGCACAGCGAAGCGCTGCCGCACTTGTAACGAGCGACATCACACGCTTATTCATCCGGACCGCTCGCTATCGTCATCATCAGAGCTGCCTCCTTCTGCGGCACCTCCGCCATCCAACTCAACGCAGTCTAACGCTTCGCTCACTCGCTTCAGTACTCAGAGGCCTCCATCAGCGTTCTCTTCAGCAGCGACTGCACTCTTGCATTGCGCAACCTCGGCCAACGAAGCCAGCAGGCCGATAACTCTTCTCGCCACCGCACTCGTGAATCTCGAAGCTGCCTCCGGTCAGGTCGTCAAGGCTCGGGCTCTCCTTGATCAAGGATCCGAGCTCTCTTTTATCGGCGAATCTCTTGCGCAATCGCTTCGCCTTCCGCGCCGAAACGCTACCGTTTCTGTACTCGGAATCGGGTCGCAACGCGCCGGATCAACTCGCGGTGCCGTGGTTTTCACCTTATATTCGCGCACGGATCCGTCCTTCAAGTGCCCTGTGACCGCGTACATTTTACCGAGATTAACCAGGCTCATACCCGTCTCGCCAGTGAACACAACCTCGTGGTCGCATCTCCACGGCATCGATCTCGCTGATCCGGATTACGCAACGCCCGGTCGTGTGGACATTATTCTCGGTGCTGACACCTACGGGATATTCGTCCGCGATTCGGTGCGTCGAGGATCACCGGACGTTCCCGTGGCTCAATCAACCTCGCTTGGCTGGATCGTATCCGGACCAGCTCCAGACTCTCGCGCAATCATTTCGAGCTCGTTTAGCTCCGTTACTGCTGCCGTGGATCATGAACTTCACGAGTTGCTAGCACGATTTTGGCATCAAGAAGAAATCAAACCATCCATCGAATCTCGTCGCACGCCTGCAGAAGAAGAGTGCGAAGCTCATTTCGCATCAACGCATTCGCGAACCCCGTGCGGTCGGTACGTGGTCCGACTGCCTTTCCATTCATCGCCGAATACACTCGGTGACTCTCGTGCTGCCGCCGTCAGAATGCTGCAAAAGGTTCAACGCCGTATCGCCTCCGACGCGACCTTCGGCAAGCTCTATGCCGACTTCCTCAGGGAGTACGAGTCGCTAGGACACATGGTTCGCGCGCCTCCAGCTACAAAATCTGCGGCTTATCTGCCGCACCACGGCGTTCTCCGCGAAAGCAGCACCACGACGAAACTCCGCGTCGTCTTCAACGGCTCGCTGCCGACAACGACAGGCAAGTCGCTCAACGATTGTCTACACATCGGGCCGAAATTGCAGCGCGATCTCTCTGATGTGCTCATGCGGTGGCGTCGCCACGCATACGTCTTCCTCGCCGATGTTGAGAAGATGTTTCGGCAAATTCTCGTGCACCCGGACGACCGGGATCATCAGCGCATCTTGTGGAGCGAAAGTGGAGATCCTAGTGAATTTCTTTTGTGCACCGTCGCTTTCGGCCTTGCGTGCTCCCCATTCATAGCGCTCAAGGTGTTCCTCCAGCTCGCTTCTGACGAGGGAGATCGCTTCCCACTGGCTGCCGACGTCGTGAGATCTGATATGTACGTCGACGACGTACTCTCCGGCGGAGATACGATCCCGCTAGCAAAGGCCAAAGCTCGCGAGTTAACTCAGCTCTGCATGGCGGGCGGATTCCCGCTGCAAAAATGGATGGCGAACGATAGTGCCATCTTATCAGAGGTTCCAGCATCAAAACTCGGCTTCACTCAGTCTCGTACTTTCGAGGAAGACAATCTCGCTTGCGCCCTCGGACTCGCCTGGAATCCGTCGTCAGACGCCTTCGAGTTCCAGATCCAGCTCTCACAGCTACCGCACCCGTTATCAAAGAGGACAGTTCTCTCTCTAATTGCAAGGATGTTCGATCCCCTCGGCTGGATCACGCCGATTACTATCACCGGGAAAATTATTCTCCAGCAGCTCTGGAAATGCAAGCTTGACTGGGACGATCCGCTTCCACCGGCGCTCACCCGTATCTGCTCCAACTTTCAACAGTCTCTCTCCTCCGTCGCTCGCTTGTCAGTGCCGAGATGGATTGGTCTTTCGGCCAGTGCGCTCGCTGTGGAAGTCCACGGATTCTCGGACGCTTCTCAGGATGCGCTCGGTGCAGTGGTCTACATCCGCGTATTCAGCGAGTTAGATGACGTGCGCGTGACATTGCTCATGGCAAAAAGCAAGGTTGCACCTCTCGCGAAGCAGACTATTCCGCGGCTTGAACTCACAGCGGCCGTTCTTCTTACCCGGTTAGTGGTGCGCGCTCGCTCGACTCTCAACATCGACGATGCACCGGTGCATCTTTGGACGGATTCAAGCGTGGTGCTCGCTTGGATCCGTGGGCATCCGTCTCAATGGAAGGAGTACGTCGCAAACCGCGTCGCTCTCATCCAGGAATTGCTGCCGCACGCCCGTTGGCATCATGTTCCCGGAACGGAGAACCCAGCTGATTGCGCATCGCGAGGACTTCCGCCGCAGCTCCTAGCCACTCACGATACGTGGTGGCACGGCCCTGCTTGGCTCGCCCGGCCATCCACGTCGTGGCCCACGAAGTCACCACCAGTCGAGCAGACCATCGACCTCGAGATCCGACCAGCCCGAGCACACGCATCAACCGCATCGGTTGAGCCGACATGGGAGCTCCTCGCCAAATACTCGTCGCTTCGCCGCCTCGTTCGGATCACCACGTGGATACGGCTCTCGGTCGAGAGATTTCGACAACAGCGCCTCCACTGTGCCGCACCCACGCCTCTCGATCTCTCCTCCGCCGAGACTTTTTGGATTAAAGTCACTCAACAAGCTCACTTTCACTCGGAGCTCGAAGCTCTATCTCGCAATGCTGAGCTTCCTCGATCGCATCCTTTCCTGCGCCTTGCTCCGTTCCTTGACAACTGCGGCATCCTTCGAGTCGGCGGACGCCTCCGGAACTCGCTTCTCGAACCCGAAGCGAAGCATCCAGTACTGCTTCCTCGCAACAGCAGACTCTCGACGCTCATCTTGGATGACATCCATCAACGCACTCTCCACGGCGGGGTTCAAGTTATGCTCGCCACCCTCAGGCAGCGATTTTGGATTCTCGGAGGACGTACTCCCGTCGCTGCCTTCGCCCGACGCTGTGCCCGATGTGCTCGCTATCGAGCCTCAACCGTTCGGCAACTCATGGGGCAACTACCGGCTTGTCGTGTCACACAGGCACGACCCTTTCTCCACACCGGCGTCGACTACGCCGGTCCGTTCACTGTTAAAACGTGGCGCGGTCGCGCCGCCCGATCGTATAAAGGATTTCTCGTCGTTTTCGTTTGTCTCTCCGCTTCCGCCGTCCACTTGGAGCTCGCGACTGATTATTCCACGCAAGGATTCCTCGCTGCCTACCGCCGCTTCACCAGTCGCCGTGGAATCTGCGCCGTTTTGAGGAGCGATCGCGGCACGAATCTAGTCGGGGCCGACGCTGAGCTAAGACGACTCTTCAACTCAGCGTCCAACGAAGCTATGGATCTCGCGCATACTCTCGCCTCCAGCGACACCGAATGGCGCTTCAATCCGCCCGGCGCACCGCATTTCGGCG CTCAAATCGAGGCCGTCTTAAATTCTAGACCTCTCTCCCCGCTCTCCGACGATCCGTCGGATATCGAAGCGCTCACACCGGCGCACTTTCTTATCGGTGAGCCACTCTCGTCACTCCCGGAACCGTCGACGGACGATATTCCGCAAGCTCGTCTCTCCCGCTGGCAACTGCTGCAAAAGGTGCGAGACCAATTCTGGCGCCGCTGGTCATCGGAGTATCTCCAACGCCTTCAGGACCTCTCAAAGTGGCAACGCCCGGTTAAATCACTCGGGGTTGGTTCGCTGGTGTTACTCGCTGACGAGCGATATCCACCCTCGCGATGGCCCCTTGCGCGAGTGACGGAAGTGCATCCGGGTCAAGATGGTCTAGTGCGCGTCGCGACAGTGAAAACACAGTCCTCGACGTTGAAACGGCCAATCGTCAAGCTGTGCCCGCTGCCGATAGACACTGATGACTCGAATTAA
- the LOC113562571 gene encoding uncharacterized protein LOC113562571: MSQAEGIIRSQTDLHGRIARAVENFKKLGAAKMTLSMAEARLQALESNWARFESNHERLLALPPEGVNETDYIKQSMSTLTEEAFFQQKCVFVELIRAHKAKEPPASTASVKSESTSAPRTTLPRIQLPSFSGKYEDWPAFRDLFSSIIGKDVSATQVEKLHYLKTCLKGEAELLLRNIATTGENYTRAWDALVAYYENKRLLVRAYLSNFVSLRKMGNESAVELRKIYHGLRATVNSLESIGRPINSSEDLLVYLAVELLDLRSRREWENAISETTEPPSYQELEKFLDRRLHTLESMLPVKSDGHSNKAGNGTSKSTRSHLARKQEDKADAKRSRCSLCQGDHFIMLCAEYKKKTAAERKQHVLANNLCLNCLGRHTVSDCASKKACSACDERHHSSLHDACREVEIAKSSHIAQKPPERPIAVLLATARIRVADRYGVWHSARALIDQGSESSMISERLAQLLKLPRSPAAVTVFGVGGVKVGVAKGRVGLSLAPRSGGPAMSVTALVFSRLSIYAGGVKTGTAAWQHIQDLELADPDFGMADPVDVLLGADVYAMILRPGLRTGGVREPVAQHTTLGWILSGAVGDTATPSHACTYQCRVEDELNQLVRQFWEQEEPPCATTLSREDQECEEHFVRTYSRFANGRYMVRLPLRQPLPDLTGTRGAAERVLRSMEAKFGREAEFRDLYVDFMRQYEALGHMTAVSLTNDPVSSPVAYLPHHGVVKLSSSTTKLRVVFNGSSPLLTGETLNQHLMVGPNLLPVLVNIVMRWRLHQFVLVADIEKMYRQIIVHPEDRGLQTILWRENSSQEVREYRLNTVTYGTTCAPRLAIRTVRQLAVDERTSFPLAAPVLEEDVYVDDVVTGAKSLSAALEMRNQLVQACRAGGFPLRKWSANHADLIKDLPCEDRLQQERLWWQPGESHATLGLKWHPHEDCFSFSEPQMWAGTITKRSTLSLTAKLFDPLGWLAPATVRAKIMIQSAWLLRIDWDAPLPEEDARRWLGFQEDLPRLSNIRVPRWLSVGDVECRLELHGFSDASERAYAAAVYLRVERPDTSVEVRLLTAKTKVAPIKQVTLPRLELCAAALLVRLVSHCRQVHKMEDIPLHLWTDSTVTLGWIRGHPSSWKTYVANRVSEIQTSLPDALWHHIPGRDNPADCASRGISPGDLVDHALWWCGPPWLQGESGSWPVFGEGRHQEELPEQRMRAHIAGVPEAKGEEFELLVRYSDLYHLLRITAWCRCWLRSSWSAEKRGSVKADRETPLVLQPDELEEACRCWIKAVQSAAFQKEIAALMKGQPLPAGSRLQRLSPFLDDHGVLRVGGRLRHANLSSDEKHPRILPSESHFTTLVVEAGHRRTLHGGVQMTLGALRREYWIPRG; encoded by the coding sequence ATGAGTCAAGCAGAGGGAATCATTCGCTCGCAAACAGATCTGCATGGTCGCATTGCGCGCGCCGTAGAGAACTTTAAAAAACTTGGTGCCGCGAAAATGACGCTCAGCATGGCGGAGGCTCGTCTCCAAGCTCTGGAGTCGAACTGGGCCAGGTTCGAGTCTAATCACGAGAGGTTACTCGCATTACCTCCAGAAGGGGTGAACGAGACTGACTACATAAAGCAAAGTATGTCCACGCTGACCGAAGAAGCTTTCTTCCAGCAGAAGTGTGTGTTCGTGGAGTTGATTCGAGCCCACAAGGCCAAGGAACCTCCAGCGTCAACAGCCTCGGTGAAGTCGGAGTCGACGTCTGCGCCTCGGACCACCCTGCCACGGATCCAGTTGCCAAGTTTCTCCGGAAAGTATGAGGATTGGCCGGCGTTTCGGGACCTCTTCTCATCCATTATCGGGAAAGACGTCTCCGCCACGCAGGTAGAAAAGCTTCATTACCTGAAAACCTGTCTTAAAGGTGAGGCGGAGTTACTGCTCAGAAATATAGCTACTACAGGCGAgaattacacgcgcgcgtgggATGCTCTGGTCGCGTATTATGAAAACAAAAGATTGCTCGTCCGCGCGTATCTGTCGAACTTCGTCTCATTGCGCAAAATGGGCAACGAATCCGCCGTTGAACTCCGGAAAATCTATCACGGACTAAGGGCAACGGTCAATTCTTTGGAGAGCATCGGTCGCCCGATCAACAGCAGCGAGGATCTCCTGGTATACCTAGCCGTCGAGCTGTTAGATCTCCGGTCGCGCCGCGAGTGGGAGAACGCGATTAGCGAAACAACGGAACCGCCTTCGTATCAAGAGCTCGAAAAGTTCCTGGATCGTCGACTGCACACGTTGGAGTCAATGCTGCCCGTCAAGAGCGACGGACACTCCAACAAGGCCGGAAACGGAACGAGCAAGAGTACTCGGAGTCATCTGGCCCGCAAGCAGGAGGACAAAGCAGACGCTAAGCGCAGTCGGTGCTCTCTCTGCCAAGGAGATCACTTTATCATGCTGTGCGCGGAGTACAAGAAGAAGACAGCTGCAGAACGTAAGCAGCACGTCCTCGCCAACAACTTGTGCCTAAATTGTCTTGGTCGGCATACGGTGAGTGACTGCGCGTCCAAAAAGGCGTGCTCAGCTTGCGACGAGCGCCATCACTCGTCACTCCACGACGCGTGTCGAGAGGTCGAGATCGCTAAATCATCGCATATCGCGCAGAAACCGCCTGAGAGGCCGATTGCCGTGTTGCTCGCTACAGCTCGCATTCGCGTAGCCGACCGTTACGGTGTCTGgcactccgcgcgcgcgctaatcGACCAAGGATCGGAGTCATCCATGATCTCGGAACGTCTCGCTCAATTACTAAAGTTGCCTCGCTCACCTGCCGCCGTCACTGTGTTCGGAGTCGGAGGAGTCAAGGTCGGTGTCGCCAAGGGTCGTGTCGGTTTGTCCCTGGCACCTCGATCGGGGGGACCCGCGATGTCCGTGACAGCGCTTGTTTTCTCGAGACTCTCTATTTACGCAGGCGGAGTTAAGACTGGAACGGCGGCATGGCAGCATATTCAGGATCTGGAGCTTGCAGACCCGGACTTCGGCATGGCGGATCCGGTGGATGTCCTCCTTGGAGCCGACGTCTATGCCATGATCCTCCGTCCAGGGCTGCGTACGGGCGGTGTCCGGGAACCTGTGGCACAGCACACAACGTTAGGCTGGATTCTGTCGGGAGCCGTCGGTGATACAGCCACGCCGAGCCATGCTTGTACTTACCAGTGTCGGGTTGAGGATGAGCTGAACCAACTGGTGCGCCAATTCTGGGAGCAGGAGGAGCCACCTTGCGCAACCACGTTGTCAAGAGAGGATCAGGAGTGCGAGGAACATTTTGTGCGCACTTATTCACGGTTCGCTAACGGTCGGTACATGGTGCGTCTTCCTCTCCGTCAACCGCTGCCGGATCTTACGGGGACTCGTGGAGCTGCCGAGAGGGTCTTGAGAAGCATGGAGGCGAAGTTTGGTCGAGAAGCTGAATTCCGGGACCTCTACGTGGACTTCATGCGGCAGTACGAGGCTCTGGGACACATGACGGCCGTATCGCTCACGAACGATCCTGTGAGTTCGCCGGTCGCCTACCTTCCACACCACGGAGTCGTGAAACTGTCGAGTTCCACCACGAAGCTACGCGTGGTGTTTAACGGGTCTTCTCCACTGCTCACCGGAGAGACATTGAACCAGCATCTCATGGTCGGACCGAATCTGTTGCCTGTTCTGGTCAACATTGTGATGCGGTGGCGACTACATCAATTTGTCCTGGTAGCAGACATTGAGAAAATGTATCGCCAGATCATCGTGCATCCAGAGGATCGAGGATTGCAAACCATACTGTGGCGCGAGAATTCCAGCCAGGAGGTCAGGGAGTACCGTCTGAACACGGTCACTTACGGGACGACTTGTGCTCCACGCTTGGCAATCCGGACTGTCCGACAGCTGGCTGTCGACGAAAGGACCAGTTTTCCTTTGGCTGCTCCCGTTCTTGAGGAGGACGTCTACGTGGACGACGTCGTCACTGGCGCAAAGTCGCTCTCGGCAGCTCTTGAGATGCGCAATCAGCTGGTGCAGGCCTGCAGGGCGGGCGGCTTCCCGCTGAGAAAGTGGTCGGCGAACCACGCCGATCTCATCAAGGATCTGCCTTGTGAGGATCGCCTGCAGCAGGAGCGTTTGTGGTGGCAGCCGGGCGAGAGTCATGCTACGCTCGGACTGAAGTGGCATCCGCACGAGGACTGCTTCTCGTTTTCAGAACCACAGATGTGGGCAGGTACGATCACCAAAAGATCGACCTTATCTCTAACCGCCAAACTATTCGACCCGTTAGGCTGGCTGGCTCCCGCCACGGTGCGGGCGAAAATTATGATTCAGTCTGCATGGCTGCTGCGGATAGACTGGGATGCTCCACTGCCTGAGGAGGACGCTCGACGCTGGCTCGGCTTCCAAGAGGATCTTCCCCGGTTATCAAATATCCGCGTCCCGCGGTGGCTGTCCGTCGGGGATGTTGAGTGCAGGCTGGAGCTTCACGGATTTTCTGACGCTTCTGAGAGAGCGTATGCTGCAGCGGTGTACCTGCGCGTCGAGAGGCCTGACACTTCCGTTGAGGTTCGACTGCTGACGGCCAAGACGAAGGTAGCTCCAATAAAACAGGTTACGCTACCTCGACTGGAGCTGTGTGCGGCAGCATTACTTGTCCGACTTGTCTCACACTGTCGGCAAGTTCATAAGATGGAGGACATCCCGCTCCATCTTTGGACGGACTCAACAGTGACGCTGGGTTGGATACGAGGTCATCCCAGCTCATGGAAAACATACGTGGCCAATCGAGTGAGCGAGATACAGACGTCCTTGCCTGACGCTTTGTGGCACCACATTCCAGGACGTGACAATCCGGCTGACTGCGCATCGAGGGGCATATCTCCAGGGGATCTGGTTGACCATGCTCTCTGGTGGTGTGGACCACCCTGGTTACAAGGCGAGAGTGGATCATGGCCTGTCTTCGGAGAGGGACGTCATCAAGAGGAGCTTCCGGAGCAGCGGATGAGGGCACATATTGCTGGAGTGCCCGAGGCGAAGGGCGAGGAATTCGAGCTGCTGGTGCGATACTCAGACTTGTATCACCTGCTCCGGATCACTGCCTGGTGTCGATGCTGGCTTCGGTCATCATGGAGCGCAGAGAAGCGAGGCAGTGTAAAGGCCGACCGTGAGACTCCGCTGGTGCTGCAACCGGACGAGCTCGAGGAGGCGTGCAGGTGCTGGATCAAGGCTGTGCAATCAGCAGCATTTCAGAAAGAGATAGCCGCTTTGATGAAGGGACAACCGCTGCCTGCGGGGAGCAGACTGCAAAGGTTGAGTCCCTTCCTGGACGACCACGGGGTGCTCCGAGTAGGCGGACGTCTGAGACACGCCAATCTGTCCAGCGACGAGAAGCATCCCAGGATTCTGCCCAGTGAATCTCATTTCACAACCCTGGTGGTCGAGGCGGGTCACCGACGAACGCTTCATGGAGGAGTGCAGATGACTCTCGGAGCTCTACGCAGGGAGTACTGGATCCCACGGGGTTGA